One part of the Melitaea cinxia chromosome 8, ilMelCinx1.1, whole genome shotgun sequence genome encodes these proteins:
- the LOC123655550 gene encoding tubulin-specific chaperone C, whose protein sequence is MSILARSLFWVISFGTLGYGLFAFVKPDDELLKKFDEESKFTDARKVSHATIAVLKEAANPQSDIKRLSRRDAQRLEKLQKAHKAREEVDATNENEDYFSVAFKVRSENIEQLLSHIPTLETNVLPQHFDNIKREVNELQKFVVTSSFFLKEFNMRKYLGIVQNLQTKCYELEDRYVPRKKFGFTRKKLPKSLSQKQNSMDENDGAGKTDSNKWDEKVFGFDSKEDKVLSLENDELFQRDVALRNLKNCTVGLRGVMGTLHITNLDNCIVLSGPVTSSVFIEKCTNCKIVTACQQLRMHSSIKCDIYLHVTSKGIVEDCSDIRTAPYNLHYEDLEKHFNMSSLDRNNNNWDRLDDFNWLAPDVPSPNWSILDASQQICDWGDWWSKTPL, encoded by the exons ATGAGCATCCTCGCTAGGTCCTTGTTCTGGGTGATCTCCTTCGGGACCCTGGGCTACGGCCTCTTCGCATTTGTCAAACCTGATGATGAACTCCTCAAGAAG tttgaTGAAGAATCTAAATTTACTGATGCCAGAAAAGTATCTCATGCCACAATAGCTGTACTAAAAGAAGCGGCTAATCCCCAATCtgatatta AGCGTCTGAGTAGGCGTGATGCTCAACGTTTAGAAAAGCTACAGAAAGCACATAAAGCAAGGGAGGAAGTCGATGCCACAAATGAAAATGAAGATTATTTCTCTGTAGCGTTCAAAGTGAGATCTGAAAATATTGAACAATTGCTCTCTCACATACCCACACTCGAAACAAATGTGTTGCCTCAACATTTTGATAACATCAAACGAGAAGTCAATGAATTACAGAAGTTTGTGGTAACTTCTTCCTTTTTCCTAAAAGAGTTCAATATGCGAAAATATTTAGGTATTgtacaaaatttacaaacaaaatgtTATGAGTTAGAAGATAGATATGTTCCTAGAAAGAAATTTGGTTTTACTAGAAAAAAGCTACCCAAATCGCTGAGTCAAAAACAGAATTCAATGGATGAAAACGACGGAGCTGGAAAGACAGATAGCAATAAATGGGACGAAAAAGTGTTTGGATTTGACTCAAAAGAAGATAAGGTTTTATCTTTAGAAAACGATGAGTTATTCCAACGAGACGTTGCTCTACGTAATTTGAAAAACTGTACAGTTGGTCTGAGAGGTGTGATGGGGACGTTACACATAACTAACTTGGATAACTGTATAGTGCTATCAGGACCAGTTACGTCATctgtttttatagaaaaatgcACGAATTGCAAAATTGTTACCGCTTGTCAGCAGCTACGAATGCATAGTTCCATTAAATGTGACATATATTTGCATGTAACGAGTAAAGGCATTGTAGAGGATTGTAGTGACATCCGAACTGCAccttataatttacattatgaAGATTTAGAAAAACATTTCAATATGTCGTCACTAGATAGGAATAACAACAATTGGGATAGATTAGATGATTTCAACTGGCTAGCACCAGATGTACCCTCTCCTAATTGGTCAATACTTGACGCCTCACAACAAATATGTGATTGGGGCGATTGGTGGTCTAAAACACCcttataa
- the LOC123655549 gene encoding uncharacterized protein LOC123655549 has protein sequence MLEKKPKSRLKRVLGLTAATIFVAESIGIAVTYGLWYKLNTERDFRLYMYKNYNWVLEGYYQVGERVGGLKTRELDTAVWTNEGKI, from the exons ATGCTGGAAAAGAAACCTAAATCTAGACTTAAACGTGTGCTTGGTTTAACTGCGGCTACTATATTCGTTGCCGAATCAATTGGGATCGCTGTCACTTACGGCCTGTGGTACAAATTAAACACTGAAAGAG ATTTTCGACTCTATATGTACAAGAATTACAATTGGGTGCTAGAAGGTTACTATCAAGTGGGTGAAAGAGTCGGTGGTCTCAAGACTCGTGAACTTGACACGGCTGTGTGGACTAACGAAGGAAAGATATAA